The Paenibacillus sp. BIC5C1 DNA segment CCGCCGTAATCAGCCAGACTTCATTGCCATCCCAGAACGGACCGATCGAGTTGATCAGGGTACGACGTTCACGATCCGTTTTGCCAATCATTGCAGTGGACATGCCCACACCAAAATCAAAACCTTCCAGAAAGAAAAAACCTACAAACAAGACAGCAATCAGCAAAAACCACAACTCACTTAGTGACAACAGAATAACCCCCATCCACGCCGAACGGATCGGCCGATTCATCATGCTCCTCCGGCTTCTCGACTGCATATGGTCCTGCCTTGATTTCACGAACGAACAGATAGACCATCACAATGCCGAGAACCGTATACGCTGCTGTAAAAGCAATGGTGGAGAATAAAATCTGTCCTGCGCTTACGTTCGGGGATACCCCGGCTGCGGTCGTCATGTAGCCGAATACCGTCCACGGCTGCCTTCCCACCTCAGTCATAATCCAGCCCGACGTATTGGCGATAAACGGCAGGGAGATGGCGAACACCATCAGACGCATAAACCACTTGCCTGCTCCCTCCAGCTTGCGGCGCATCGCCAGGAATGTACCGTACAGAGCCAGCAAAATCATCAATCCACCCGCAGCAATCATAATGCGGAAGCTCCAGAACGTTGTCCGTACCGGTGGAATATAGTCCCCTGGTCCATACGTTTGCTCATACTCCGCTTGCAGCTCCTTCATACCTTTGACACTGCCGGAGAACTTGCTGTAGGACAGATAACTGAGCAATCCAGGGATTTTGATCTCGCCGGAATTCTCCTGTTTGTCCGGATCGATAAAGGCTACCACCGTCCATGGGGCAGGGTCTTCCGTCGTCGTCCATGTTCCTTCACTTGCTGCCATTTTCATTGGCTGCGTCTCCACCAGATATTGCGCCTGGAAGTGACCCGAGAAGGCAACACCCAGCGAGGAAACCAGACCAATAATGATGGCAATGTTGAACGACTTGCGGAAAATCTCCACATCCTGCTTCTTCATCAACTTGTAGGCACTAATCCCGGTTACGACGAATGCACCTGTCATCAGGGCACCGAAGATCGTGTGCGGGAACTCCACCAGTAGTTGACCATTCGTAATCAGTGCAAAGAAATCATTCATCTCTGCGCGGCCATTATTAATCTCGAAGCCAACCGGATGCTGCATGAATGAATTGGCTGCCAGAATCCAGAGCGCGGACAGGAATGTGCCGACAAATACCAGCCAGATACACGCCAAGTGCACCTTTTTGGACAAACGATCCCATCCGAAAATCCAGAGTCCAATAAAGGTAGACTCCATAAAAAACGCCAATAAGGCTTCCACAGCCAATGGCGCACCAAATACATCCCCGACAAAACGGGAGTACTCCGACCAGTTCATGCCGAACTGGAATTCTTGCAGAATGCCTGTGACTACACCGACGGCGAAGTTAATCAGGAACAGTTTTCCCCAGAATTTGGCCATCGTTTTGTAAACTTCCTTACCCTTCACTACGTACAACGTCTCCATAATCGCTACCAGCAGCACAAGACCGATGGACAGCGGCACAAAAAAGAAATGGAAAATCGTTGTGAGCGCATATTGGATACGCGATAACATGATCGGATCCATACCGTTACCCCTTCTTTCTGTTCATATCACAGTTTTCGTATTTGGCATTGAAGCCCCTTCTTCCGTTTCTGTCAGCCAAACACGTATTGATGAACGTATTGTGCCAGATAGACTATTTTATACATGTGACAATTATCACAAACCCTGCCATGACAGCAAAAAAAAGTGACGATGGTCACACAATAGAAAAAATTAAACCTAATCTTTGGGCTTGCCAGCTTCGTCTATTCACGGAAGATGCTCATGTTTGGGACGGAACGCCCATATGTTAGTGTCAGGCATAAAATACGCTGGGCAAAAAGGGCTTTACATATTGAATCATTGGAATCATTGATATCATTCAAAGCCGCACCAATCCGATTTTTATCAGGTGGTGCTGCTTCAATCCATGAACGGACAAAAATGCAAATCAAGTGAGGTGATTTGTCGATGGAAGAGATGTCTCCGATTCTGGACCCGGAGCCTCATCAAAGGGCAGATGCAGAAGAGTCTAGTACGGCTCTGCCTGCCTTTCGTTATATACTTTTCCCCCGGAAAGGAGGATGGTCTACCTTTCCCTATCCAGACATCGCTGCGCTAATGGTTGCCGAAGGGCCTGTCTACTATGTCAGCAGTCTGGAGCGATCCGAGGAAATGCCTGCGAATATCTCCGTTATCACGCTTCACGAAGCTGAGAAACTGTTACAGGAGCCACGTACGGTTGCTGTGGTTGCGCATCCCTACTGGCTGACTGCCACAGCCTCGCTCCATCCGGAGCTCTGTATTGTACTTCTTCCTGAGCCGGTCGGTGAAGAAGCCGAGTCCCCCTTGTGGGAGAGCTGCATTTCAAGACTGGTCGGTATCGCCGATCTGGTGGGTACGACTTCAGAAACACGTTATATGAAGCTGGTATTCCAGGGTGTACGTGCCATCTGGCTGAATGGAGAGGATACCTCCCCTGCTGGTGTCATGCAAAAGGATGACCTCGAAGTTCCTCTCCGGGACTATGAACTGCTATTTCTGCATGCGCTTCGGCAGACCCTCTCAGGTGTTCCGGATACGGTCACCCGGCTGCAATGCAGTGTGCGTGCCGACTTCTATCGTCAGCTTCGTTCCAAAGCAGGAGCGCATGAGACGATTTCCTTTTTGCTGGCAGCCTATGAATATGTGCTAGAGGATTCCAGAGCGGCCGCTTCACTCAAGGAAGCATTCTCCCACGCGGTATTAAACGGGCGCAATGATTGTGTAAGCTCCCACTATCGATTCCTCTCCGCGATTCATGCGAGGGCCGGGGAAATCGATAGTGCGTTGCAGGTGTATGGAATCAGCGCAGGCAGCGAGCAGGAACGTCACCATTATGAACAGCTCTGCCGCTGGCTTGAAGCCGGGGAGGAACAACTTGTCCGGGCAGAACTGCTGCGTCTGAATGATGATTATGGAAATGCATTGCACATTTTGGATGAACTCGGAGGCGAAACGGCACGGCATTGGAAATTTCGTATCTATCAGGAGACTGGACATGTGGAAGATGCATTAGATTTGGTGCACGCAGTGGATATCCAAGATAGCCCCAGCCGACAGGATTATCGGCAGCTGTCGGGTCTAGCTCTGGCTCTGCGCGGGGAACGTCACGGGGCGGTGAGACAATTTCTGGAGACGGCACTGGAGGATGAAGATGCTCTTGCGCGAATCGTCGAGATGGAACTGTTGGATCAAGCCGTCCAGCAATTGCTGGGGGAGGTGCCATGATGCTGGACCCGAAGAAGCGTATACAACATGTGAATGGACCGATGGTGCATAGGAAAATACGATCCGAGACATCTCATACTCCAACTGAAACGTTGGAATTACCGCACGCTGAACCAGGTGACCAAGGGGATCAGGATGCCGGTAAACACCAGGAAACAGGCCTATATAGAGAGCCATTTACCGTTCGTCGTGTTCGTAAAAGTCAGGGCAATAAACTGACCGCTATGCTTCAGGTACGTAACGAGCGCGGGCGATACCTGGAGGAAGTGCTGGGCGACCTGAGTGAATTCGTAGATGAGATTGTCATTGTGGACGATGCCAGCACAGATGGTACACCCGATATATGCAGAGCCTATCCAAAGGTCGTTCGTCTGGAAGTGCTGGAGAAGCCGTTATTTGCGGAGGAATGGCGATTACGCAATGCGCTATGGCAAGCAGCAGTAGGTACCTCACCCGATTGGCTGCTCTCGGTTGATGCCGATGAGCTATACAGCATGGAAGCGAAGAAAGCGATACGCGCTCTGATTAACCAGGATCATGCGGACTGGATCGCTTTCCGCTTCTATGATATGTGGGGCGGACGAACTCACTATCGGGAAGATGAGCTTTGGGGGCTTCACCGACGTCATACCGCTTCCCTGGTCCGTTATATGCCGGGTTATCCTTACTTTTATCCGCAGCAAAATCATCATGTGCCTCGTCTTCCCTTGCCCTGTACCGTACTGCCCGGAATCAGCACGGAATTGAAAGTCCAGCATCTTGGCTGGGCAGGAAGTCTGGAGGATCGGGTTCGGAAATATTTGCGTTATAAACGAATTGATCCACACGGCGAGTGGGGCAGCCTGGAACACTATGAATCGATTCTTGATCCGGATCCCCGACTGATTCCGTGGAAGGAGGAGCAGTGAGATGGGCGTTGTCAGCATATTGACACACAGCTTCACCGATGGATATAACCGGGAATTCAGCCGGGTGTTCGGGGGCGGCCTGGAGCGTTACGTCCTTGATTTGTGCAGTGTAATCCGCGGATTGGGACATATCCCCGAGGTTCATCAGTTGTCCTATTTTGAAGCTTTTCAGACCCGCACGGAACAGATCGATGTATATGGGTATGCCTACGATATGAATGATGTGCCCGAAGCTTTTGCCCGAATGGCTGCCGCAGCGCGAGGGCCTGTGATCTATGCAAGCTGTCTGTGGCAGCCCATTGCCTACAAGCCGGGCAGCCTCGGCATCTGCCACGGGATTAACTGGGATCGTCCCGCGCTACCGCTGGAGACCAAGCAGCAAGTCGCTGAGCATATTCAGCTGGCACTGGATGGACTTGTACGCATCGTGTCGGTGGATTCACATTTTCAGACCTTTTGCCGTGCTGCTTGTACGTTTGCGGATGCCAGTCAGGTCGTGCTCATTCCCAATGCAGTGGATACCTCCTACTTCACACCTGCTCCGCCAAGGCGTACGTTCGAGCATGAACAGGAAGAAGAATGGCTGGCTGCATGGAAGAAGGATCTTGCAGGCCTTGAAGATCATGCTGAAGCTACCGTCTCGGGGTTGAATGCTGCGTCATCCGCGAGGGGAAGAAACGATGGAGACGGCATGGTACGGGCGGACAGATCCGAGGTGACAGTAATCGCTGAGGAACTGGACTCGGGGAATATCCGACAGGGCCACATTGGTCGGCAGCCAAATGAGCTGATGGGTGAACCTTTGAAGGATCAGGGCGACGACACACCGGCTGCAATTCATGTGAACCCATCGCGTCCACTGCGCATTTTATATCCGCGCCGCATCAGCATGGAGCGGGGCATTATTCCGATGATGCTGGCAGCTGACCGACTGCTTGGTGCCTTTCCTGATCTGGAAGTCGAATTCGCCGGGGAGCTGGTTGAAGGCAGCACGGTGGGTCGATCCTTCCGATACTGGCATCGCACGCACCCCCATGCGGATCGAATTATACAGCGCACGTATGATTTTCGGGATATCCGCGAGGCCTACCATCAGGCAGATATCGCCGTGATCCCGACTGTCTTCTCGGAAGGAACATCCTACGCTTGTCTGGAGGCGATGAGCTGTGGGCTTCCGGTTGTTGCTTCCAATGTTGGCGGACTGAATGATCTGATTCAGGATGGCTTCAACGGACTGCTGGTACCTCCAGGGGAAGAAGCGCTGACCGCCGCGCTGGTGCGTCTCGTTCAGGATAGAGCCGAGCGGGAGCGGTTGGGAATCTATGCCCGCGAGACGGCGCTATCCTACGACATATCCCACTGGCGGCGGAGATGGAGTACAGTATTGGAATCTTTTTTGGCAGAAGCAGGATTAAAGGAGGGAATTCGGGGATGATGGATACGCCAAATGCAACAGATTTCACGGAATCAAGATACATTCGGGAGGGTGACCCCAAAACGGATACATTGGTTTTTCCACTGCATCCTGCGTGGTGGAGCCGTCCGTACGAGTACGAATGGGCACGCCAGTTTGCACGTCAGGAAGACGTCGTACTCGACGCTGCCTGTGGTATATCCCATCCATTCAAATTCTGGCTGGCAGAGCACTGCCGGGAAGTTCATGCCTGTGATTGGGATGAGCGTATTTTGTCCAGAGAAGCGATCCGGCTGGATATCGCTTCTGATTTTGGTGAGCAGGCCGCACGAGACCTGCCGGAATCGAGCCTGGACCGACTGCATCTCGCGCAGGCCAATCTGGCTCAGCTTCCGTATGAATCGGAGATGTTTGACAGCGTATTCTGCATCTCTGTGTTGGAGCATCTGGATACAGGCACGATGCTGCGCGCCTTTCGCGAATTCGCCAGGGTGCTGAAGCCAGACGGACGGTTGATAGCCACGTTTGATGTACCCGAGATGCGCCCTGATCTGCTGGAGACCATTATGGCTGTCACTGGACTTACGATCGAAGGCAAGCTGAGCGTGAAAGAACCGGATGATGCCATCTGGTCTGACATGTATGGCCCGGCAATCCGTTGTTTCCGTGCTGTTATTCGTAAAGAGTAATTGGGATGAATAAATGGGATCACTGATGAGGGGCATAGATTGAGATTAACTCTATATCCTTAAAACCCTTGGATTGCCTAAGCGTTAAAGATGAACCAGCAGCATGCTGCACTGGTTAGCGTATGCTTCAGTGGATGCTGCGCCGGGTGATGTCAGGCGCAGCAGGGTGTGCAGGCCCGGCGGGATGGTGGTCGCCGGGCTGCCGGAGGCGGCGGGTTGCCGTGCAGTGACTTGGGCCCATTCGGCCCAATCACGCGCAGTGCGCTGCCGCCCTGCGAGCAAAGCGAGCGTGCCCGCCAGTACCATGGCGGGCACTTCGTGCGTGAAGGGCTGCTGCGCGCCATGCGGCGTGCCGAACAGCGCAAGCAGCCCTTCACGCACGCTCGCGGGCGCGCGCAGCAGCCCGCAGCGGGCCGCAGGCGGAAGCGCCGCGAGCAGCGCCGGCGCCTGGCCGGGCGGCAGGGCCTGCAGCAGGCGCAGCCATGCGGCCCAGGCGCCTACGCGCGCAAGCGCCAGCGCCGCGGCGTGCACGGCCTGCGGCGCTGGCAGGGCGCAGCTGGCCGGGGCGCCGCCGCGCAGCAGCGCTTCCGCTGCGCGGGCTGCGTCTGGCGCGGCCGCCTGCTGGCGGGCATTACGCCGCGCTGGCGACGACGCTGCGGCGCCTCGCGCTAAGCCAGCCGCAGCCCGGGTGCGGTGCTCGCCGGGCTGCTTGTGGCCGAGCGCCCACAGCGCCAGCGCCGCCTCCGGCCCGTGCTGCGCATGCGTCGCCCAGGGCTGCAAGGCCGCCCGGGCAGCGGCCTCCTCGCCGAGCTGGGCCAGCGCCAGCCCGGCGGCGAGGGGCTGCGCCCGCAGCACGGCGGCCAGCGATGCCTCGTGGCGCAGCAGCCATTCCGGCCGATGCGCATCCAGCGCGGCCGGGATCAGCGCCTGCCAGGCCGCAGGCGGCAGGCTTACCCGCTGGGCTGCGCTTGCGATGACGTTCGGCCGCCCGCTAGCTGCGGCCAGCAGCAATAGCCGCTGCCATGCTTGCAAGCTGCCGGGCTGTACGACGAGCGCAGATGTATAAGCCTTAGCTGCCTCCTGCCAGTAGCCTAGCCGTTCATGGGCCATGCCTTCCAGAGTCAGGCTGCGATACGTTCCGGCACCGGAAACGGACGTATATCGACTGGCTGTGGATGCTGCCGCTTTGGCCTGCTTGAGCCAGTCGAGCGCCGCAGCATCCTGTCCCTGATCGAGCTCCAACACAGCACCAAGCTCCAGCAGATCGGGGAAGTCAGCATACAACGGCCTCCATTCCTCAACGATAGCAAGTGCTCTCTCTGGGCGGCTACTTTCCCGCCAGGCATAGGCCGTTTTGAGTACCAAATCCGAATGATATCCGCATTCCGGCGTAAGCTTCGCCAGCAAAGGCTGTAACAGCCTGAGCGCTTCATCGTATCTCGCTTGCTGAAACCACTCAGCGGCCATGGCATATAACAGTTCCGGTTGATCCGGCGACTCATGGAGAGCGGAGCGAATCAGCCGCATATTTCGCTCGGGTTTATTTTTGCCAACAATAAAGTGCTCCAGATAGCCATAATGAATAATTTCAAGCCCGGAGTCGACCACACCCCACGGAGCGAAGGATAGAATTGAAGATGCCACTTCTTCATGAATCATGCCTTGAAAAGCAATCCGGGGATCGTTCCGAAATAAACGACACACCGCATCCGTCACACGCTCTTCTCCAGACATTCCGAGCAAACTTGTGACCTGTATCCAGTATCCCCATACGTCGTCCTGACCTGGCTCCAGGAGCCGCTTCATCTCCGCCAGATTGTGCGCTGTAGGCATCCAGACTTCATCCGCATCCAGTACCAGGATCCAAGGATGAGTGGCAGCAGCAAGGGATAGGTTGCGAGCAGCACTAAAATCTCCGGTCCATGCTGCACTGATGACAACCGCACCATGACCACGGGCAATGTCGATCGTCTCGTCCGTTGATCCCGTATCCACAATGATGATCTCATCCACAACATCCTGAATAGCATCCAAGCATCGCTGAAGCGACCCGGCCTCATCCTTCACGATCATGCACAGGCTGATTCCTGTCTGCATGTTCATCCCTCCGTCCTTCCTATACGGGGTTCTGCTGTCTTTCATTCAATCCTCAAAACTCAAAACCATCCGGCCCCGGTAGATCCAGTCTAATCTGCTGAACCACAGGCCAACAACGTTCTCGCTGTCCTTCTGTCCCTTGAGCGAATGCCTTCAAATGATGATCCGCAGCACTGACAAGCCCTTTCACCAACCAGCTGGTTCCCACTCGTGAATCGAAGGCTCCGGGAAATGGTTCTCCCGTTTCCTGCCGTGCGCCTTCCACCAATGGATACACGCCTTCTGCCAACTGCCCCTGACCAAGCTGAACCAGCGTGTGCAGCACATCCCATCTCCCGGATTGCACACATCCGTCCATCATCATTCCAAGTGCCTGCCAGCCATTATACGCTGTTCCAGCAGCCATTTTTGCGTCATTATTTTGCGCTACAGCTTGTGAACTACTGATTCGTTCTGTCTGTTGATATGGCTCCGACTCCGTATTCGGATGCGAATGACGAAACAGCCACGCAGTCAGTTGATCTTTCCCCTCGATCGGTCTTCCTTCAATCCAGTTTAGTCGCTCTATCCAATGGGTAGCCGGTACAGAAAGCTCTCCATTTTTTCGCCGTACCGTATCCAGCTTAAGGCGTGCCTTGTTCCATTTCCCCTGTTGAATCTGGAGCAGAGCCTCAGCCATGGATAACCTCTCCCTCATCTCCGCTGAAGGGTGTGAAGATATGTCTGGCAACAACTGCACAGCTGTATCATAGCAACGGCACTGCTCCAGGATGCCCAATACTTTCTGGATCGCCTCTTCTGAAGTGATTGCAAATCGCTCCTTAATGAGCTCCACCAGATGTTGCTCTTGACCCGAAACCCGCATGATCCGAAAAATTCGGTACAACGGCGGCAGCAGACTTGATTTGGCACGGACTGCTTCCACATAAGCATCCACTGCACCTTCAAGGTCCGCTCGACCTTCCAGCAACCTCCCCAGGGTGTACCAGGTCTGATAGGTTCCGATTCCTTCTTCCGTATGAAATATGGGTGGCGGTGGTCCCATACGGACTGCTTCACGCAGCGATAGCTCTGCCTTTTCTGTCTCGCCCAACGCCTCCTCACATACTCCGCGATGATGCAGCAGGTCCGTGTATTCCGGGAAGAGTTCAAGAGCAGCATGGATGTGATCCAATGCTTCCTGCCAG contains these protein-coding regions:
- a CDS encoding glycosyltransferase, whose amino-acid sequence is MNMQTGISLCMIVKDEAGSLQRCLDAIQDVVDEIIIVDTGSTDETIDIARGHGAVVISAAWTGDFSAARNLSLAAATHPWILVLDADEVWMPTAHNLAEMKRLLEPGQDDVWGYWIQVTSLLGMSGEERVTDAVCRLFRNDPRIAFQGMIHEEVASSILSFAPWGVVDSGLEIIHYGYLEHFIVGKNKPERNMRLIRSALHESPDQPELLYAMAAEWFQQARYDEALRLLQPLLAKLTPECGYHSDLVLKTAYAWRESSRPERALAIVEEWRPLYADFPDLLELGAVLELDQGQDAAALDWLKQAKAAASTASRYTSVSGAGTYRSLTLEGMAHERLGYWQEAAKAYTSALVVQPGSLQAWQRLLLLAAASGRPNVIASAAQRVSLPPAAWQALIPAALDAHRPEWLLRHEASLAAVLRAQPLAAGLALAQLGEEAAARAALQPWATHAQHGPEAALALWALGHKQPGEHRTRAAAGLARGAAASSPARRNARQQAAAPDAARAAEALLRGGAPASCALPAPQAVHAAALALARVGAWAAWLRLLQALPPGQAPALLAALPPAARCGLLRAPASVREGLLALFGTPHGAQQPFTHEVPAMVLAGTLALLAGRQRTARDWAEWAQVTARQPAASGSPATTIPPGLHTLLRLTSPGAASTEAYANQCSMLLVHL
- a CDS encoding cytochrome ubiquinol oxidase subunit I; this encodes MDPIMLSRIQYALTTIFHFFFVPLSIGLVLLVAIMETLYVVKGKEVYKTMAKFWGKLFLINFAVGVVTGILQEFQFGMNWSEYSRFVGDVFGAPLAVEALLAFFMESTFIGLWIFGWDRLSKKVHLACIWLVFVGTFLSALWILAANSFMQHPVGFEINNGRAEMNDFFALITNGQLLVEFPHTIFGALMTGAFVVTGISAYKLMKKQDVEIFRKSFNIAIIIGLVSSLGVAFSGHFQAQYLVETQPMKMAASEGTWTTTEDPAPWTVVAFIDPDKQENSGEIKIPGLLSYLSYSKFSGSVKGMKELQAEYEQTYGPGDYIPPVRTTFWSFRIMIAAGGLMILLALYGTFLAMRRKLEGAGKWFMRLMVFAISLPFIANTSGWIMTEVGRQPWTVFGYMTTAAGVSPNVSAGQILFSTIAFTAAYTVLGIVMVYLFVREIKAGPYAVEKPEEHDESADPFGVDGGYSVVTK
- a CDS encoding glycosyltransferase — its product is MPTKHISLCMIVKDEEELLPHCLESVRGAVDEIIVVDTGSSDRSAAIATKYGAVVVPFKWSDDFAAARNAGLERASGEWILFLDADEALDETAREQIRSWTEASGCDGLFLNIHNYTGSGQQGVTVNPVLRLFRNEPKHRFEGRIHEQIAVAICRKNPQAAFHVTDMIIHHYGYQTAIVERKDKVNRNLRLLQQAVEEDPEQPFHHYNLGVEYLRMGETEQALKTFGIAKAGIDPTLTSYAHLLFKYEIRCFQHLSRWQEALDHIHAALELFPEYTDLLHHRGVCEEALGETEKAELSLREAVRMGPPPPIFHTEEGIGTYQTWYTLGRLLEGRADLEGAVDAYVEAVRAKSSLLPPLYRIFRIMRVSGQEQHLVELIKERFAITSEEAIQKVLGILEQCRCYDTAVQLLPDISSHPSAEMRERLSMAEALLQIQQGKWNKARLKLDTVRRKNGELSVPATHWIERLNWIEGRPIEGKDQLTAWLFRHSHPNTESEPYQQTERISSSQAVAQNNDAKMAAGTAYNGWQALGMMMDGCVQSGRWDVLHTLVQLGQGQLAEGVYPLVEGARQETGEPFPGAFDSRVGTSWLVKGLVSAADHHLKAFAQGTEGQRERCWPVVQQIRLDLPGPDGFEF
- a CDS encoding glycosyltransferase, which encodes MMLDPKKRIQHVNGPMVHRKIRSETSHTPTETLELPHAEPGDQGDQDAGKHQETGLYREPFTVRRVRKSQGNKLTAMLQVRNERGRYLEEVLGDLSEFVDEIVIVDDASTDGTPDICRAYPKVVRLEVLEKPLFAEEWRLRNALWQAAVGTSPDWLLSVDADELYSMEAKKAIRALINQDHADWIAFRFYDMWGGRTHYREDELWGLHRRHTASLVRYMPGYPYFYPQQNHHVPRLPLPCTVLPGISTELKVQHLGWAGSLEDRVRKYLRYKRIDPHGEWGSLEHYESILDPDPRLIPWKEEQ
- a CDS encoding class I SAM-dependent methyltransferase gives rise to the protein MMDTPNATDFTESRYIREGDPKTDTLVFPLHPAWWSRPYEYEWARQFARQEDVVLDAACGISHPFKFWLAEHCREVHACDWDERILSREAIRLDIASDFGEQAARDLPESSLDRLHLAQANLAQLPYESEMFDSVFCISVLEHLDTGTMLRAFREFARVLKPDGRLIATFDVPEMRPDLLETIMAVTGLTIEGKLSVKEPDDAIWSDMYGPAIRCFRAVIRKE
- a CDS encoding glycosyltransferase family 4 protein, which gives rise to MGVVSILTHSFTDGYNREFSRVFGGGLERYVLDLCSVIRGLGHIPEVHQLSYFEAFQTRTEQIDVYGYAYDMNDVPEAFARMAAAARGPVIYASCLWQPIAYKPGSLGICHGINWDRPALPLETKQQVAEHIQLALDGLVRIVSVDSHFQTFCRAACTFADASQVVLIPNAVDTSYFTPAPPRRTFEHEQEEEWLAAWKKDLAGLEDHAEATVSGLNAASSARGRNDGDGMVRADRSEVTVIAEELDSGNIRQGHIGRQPNELMGEPLKDQGDDTPAAIHVNPSRPLRILYPRRISMERGIIPMMLAADRLLGAFPDLEVEFAGELVEGSTVGRSFRYWHRTHPHADRIIQRTYDFRDIREAYHQADIAVIPTVFSEGTSYACLEAMSCGLPVVASNVGGLNDLIQDGFNGLLVPPGEEALTAALVRLVQDRAERERLGIYARETALSYDISHWRRRWSTVLESFLAEAGLKEGIRG